A section of the Stenotrophomonas acidaminiphila genome encodes:
- a CDS encoding ATP-dependent DNA helicase RecG, producing MARTRAAAPALAASGETPVTALPGVGPAVAAKLQARGIGSLQDLWLHLPLRYEDRTRLSAIATLLPGSAAQVEGRVVAVERGFRYRPVLRVALEDDSRGTLVLRFFHFRAAQVAQFAVGARLRCYGTPRPGQHGLEIVHPSYRMLGDGEEAGLGDALDPVYPVVEGIGPATLRKLIGQALERLPGEAALELLPAALLDGLALPSLRQALLTMHRPPADADVAALAAGTHPAQRRLAMEELLAHHLSLRRQRIALQQHHAPALTGGDKRVRQLRQSLPFRLTGAQQRVFAQIRQDLARPHPMLRLVQGDVGSGKTVVAALAAMLAVEQGKQVALAAPTELLAEQHLANLRGWLEPLGVQVAWLAGKVTGKARARALEDIASGRAQVVVGTHALMQDSVVFHDLALAIVDEQHRFGVHQRLALRDKGADGRSVPHQLVMTATPIPRTLAMAAYSDLDVSAIDELPPGRTPVQTIVISAERRPELVERIRAACAQGRQAYWVCTLIDESGDDGGGPAANAGRMEAVAAQATFEALSAQLPGVRVGLVHGRMKAAEKQAAMRAFKAGETGLLVATTVIEVGVDVPNASLMIIENAERLGLAQLHQLRGRVGRGAAASSCVLMYQGPLSAMARQRLETMRQTSDGFVIAEKDLELRGPGELLGTRQTGLAAFRVADLARDAGLLPGVHALAERLLADAPAVADRVVARWVGGAARYASA from the coding sequence ATGGCGCGTACCCGTGCGGCGGCCCCCGCGCTGGCGGCCAGTGGCGAAACCCCGGTGACGGCGCTGCCGGGCGTCGGCCCGGCGGTGGCCGCCAAGCTGCAGGCGCGCGGCATCGGCAGCCTGCAGGACCTGTGGCTGCACCTGCCGCTGCGCTACGAGGACCGCACCCGGCTCAGCGCCATCGCCACGCTGTTGCCGGGCAGCGCCGCGCAGGTGGAAGGGCGGGTGGTCGCGGTGGAGCGCGGCTTCCGCTACCGGCCGGTGCTGCGGGTGGCGCTGGAAGACGACTCGCGCGGCACCCTGGTGCTGCGCTTCTTCCACTTCCGCGCCGCGCAGGTGGCGCAGTTCGCGGTCGGCGCGCGCCTGCGCTGCTACGGCACCCCGCGCCCGGGCCAGCACGGGCTGGAGATCGTGCACCCCAGCTACCGCATGCTCGGTGACGGCGAGGAGGCCGGCCTGGGCGACGCCTTGGATCCGGTCTATCCGGTGGTCGAGGGGATCGGCCCGGCGACCCTGCGCAAATTGATCGGCCAGGCGTTGGAGCGGTTGCCCGGCGAGGCCGCGCTGGAGTTGCTGCCGGCCGCCCTGCTGGACGGCCTGGCATTGCCGTCGCTGCGGCAGGCGCTGTTGACCATGCATCGGCCGCCCGCCGATGCCGATGTCGCCGCGCTCGCCGCCGGCACCCACCCGGCGCAGCGGCGGCTGGCCATGGAAGAACTGCTGGCCCACCACCTGAGCCTGCGCCGCCAGCGCATCGCCCTGCAGCAGCATCACGCCCCGGCGCTGACGGGGGGCGACAAGCGCGTGCGGCAACTGCGCCAGTCGCTGCCGTTCCGTCTTACGGGTGCGCAGCAGCGCGTGTTCGCGCAGATCCGCCAGGACCTGGCGCGGCCGCACCCGATGCTGCGCCTGGTGCAGGGTGACGTCGGCTCCGGCAAGACCGTGGTGGCCGCGCTGGCGGCGATGCTGGCGGTGGAGCAGGGCAAGCAGGTGGCGCTGGCGGCGCCGACCGAACTGCTGGCCGAGCAGCACCTGGCCAACCTGCGCGGCTGGCTCGAGCCGCTGGGCGTGCAGGTGGCGTGGCTGGCCGGCAAGGTCACCGGCAAGGCGCGCGCGCGGGCGCTGGAGGACATCGCTTCCGGGCGTGCGCAGGTGGTGGTCGGTACCCACGCGCTGATGCAGGACAGCGTGGTGTTCCACGACCTGGCGCTGGCCATCGTCGACGAGCAGCACCGCTTCGGCGTGCACCAGCGGCTGGCACTGCGCGACAAGGGCGCCGATGGCCGCAGCGTGCCGCACCAGCTGGTGATGACCGCCACGCCGATCCCGCGCACGCTGGCGATGGCCGCCTATTCCGACCTGGACGTGTCGGCGATCGACGAGCTGCCGCCCGGCCGCACCCCGGTGCAGACCATCGTCATCAGCGCCGAGCGCCGGCCGGAACTGGTCGAACGCATCCGCGCCGCGTGCGCGCAGGGGCGCCAGGCGTATTGGGTATGCACCCTGATCGACGAGAGCGGGGACGATGGCGGCGGCCCCGCGGCCAACGCCGGGCGCATGGAGGCCGTGGCCGCCCAGGCCACCTTCGAGGCGCTGTCCGCGCAGTTGCCGGGCGTGCGCGTCGGGCTGGTGCACGGGCGCATGAAGGCCGCCGAGAAGCAGGCCGCGATGCGCGCCTTCAAGGCAGGCGAGACCGGCCTGCTGGTCGCCACCACGGTGATCGAAGTGGGCGTGGACGTGCCCAATGCCTCGTTGATGATCATCGAGAACGCCGAGCGCCTGGGCCTGGCGCAGCTGCACCAGCTGCGCGGCCGGGTGGGGCGCGGCGCGGCCGCGTCCAGCTGCGTGCTGATGTACCAGGGGCCGCTGTCGGCGATGGCGCGGCAGCGGCTGGAGACCATGCGCCAGACCAGCGACGGCTTCGTGATCGCGGAAAAGGATCTGGAGCTGCGCGGCCCCGGTGAACTGCTCGGCACCCGCCAGACCGGGCTGGCCGCGTTCCGGGTGGCCGACCTGGCGCGCGACGCGGGGCTGCTGCCGGGCGTGCATGCCCTGGCCGAACGGCTGCTGGCCGACGCGCCGGCGGTGGCCGACCGCGTCGTGGCGCGCTGGGTGGGCGGCGCGGCCCGTTACGCCTCGGCCTGA
- a CDS encoding reactive intermediate/imine deaminase: MSRQIINTANAPAAIGPYSQAVRAGNTVYFSGQIPLDPATGEIVAGDVAAQARRAFDNLKAVATEAGGSLDQIVRLGLYLTDLGEFAKVNAVMQEYFQAPFPARSTIEVSGLPKGAAFEVDAVMILD, encoded by the coding sequence ATGTCCCGCCAGATCATCAACACCGCCAACGCGCCGGCCGCCATCGGCCCGTACTCGCAGGCCGTGCGCGCCGGCAATACCGTGTATTTCTCCGGCCAGATCCCGCTGGACCCGGCCACCGGCGAGATCGTCGCCGGCGACGTCGCCGCACAGGCGCGCCGCGCCTTCGACAACCTCAAGGCGGTGGCCACCGAAGCCGGCGGTTCGCTCGACCAGATCGTGCGCCTGGGCCTGTACCTGACCGACCTGGGCGAGTTCGCCAAGGTCAATGCGGTGATGCAGGAGTACTTCCAGGCGCCGTTCCCCGCCCGCTCCACCATCGAAGTGTCCGGCCTGCCCAAGGGCGCGGCGTTCGAAGTCGATGCGGTGATGATCCTCGACTGA
- a CDS encoding bifunctional GTP diphosphokinase/guanosine-3',5'-bis(diphosphate) 3'-diphosphatase, giving the protein MNPGPSAQVAAPAGGAVPDYVLQLERAASYLPAEQLPMLRRAWEVGASAHAGQTRKSGEPYITHPVAVAGILAELGLDVEALVAAILHDTIEDTPLTYDELAGEFGQTVAELVEGVTKLDKLRFRDRQEAAAESFRKMLLAMSRDLRVIMIKLADRLHNMRTLGAQSAEARRRIAMETLDIYAPIAQRLGMSLIKSELQNLGFKALYPWRHAILEKHIRSQPVVRREAMAQVEVQLSQRLAREGLEHRLVSRIKTPWSIYTKMREENKTFDQVMDVFGFRLVMRSVPSCYHALGAVHAAFKPLDGRFRDFIAIPKANGYQSLHTVLFGPYGSPIEVQIRTEEMDLIAERGVAAHWTYKFGGDSPNSAQSRAHAWIVELIDSQRSAGSSLEFLDNVKVDLFPDEVYLFTPKGKILALPRNSTALDFAYAVHTDIGNRAVASRVDKKLVPLRTKLASGQTVEVITARSATPKPQWLEFVVSSKARTAIRHQLKQLEHEDAVQLGHRMLDRALEAMDSSIERLPKGRLDAFLGEHRYPRLEAFLADVALGNWMPTQAAQALMAHGEPRAGGTTQRAQEKILINGSERGVVSFAGCCQPIPGDEIMGYHTAGKGIVVHRMDCPNLAELRKSPERWVPIGWDSSVVGDYDTALVVEVENGTGVLAQLAAAIAQSQSNIERVDYLDRDFNAAVLCFNIQVRDRTHLAEVMRRLRRLSVVQSVRRQ; this is encoded by the coding sequence ATGAACCCAGGACCCTCTGCCCAGGTCGCTGCGCCCGCGGGTGGCGCGGTGCCGGACTACGTACTCCAACTCGAACGCGCAGCCAGTTACCTGCCCGCCGAGCAGCTGCCGATGCTGCGCCGTGCCTGGGAAGTGGGCGCGTCCGCGCATGCGGGCCAGACCCGCAAGTCCGGTGAGCCCTACATCACCCATCCGGTGGCGGTGGCCGGCATCCTGGCCGAGCTCGGGCTGGACGTGGAGGCGCTGGTCGCGGCGATCCTGCACGACACCATCGAAGACACCCCGCTGACCTACGACGAGCTGGCCGGCGAGTTCGGGCAGACCGTCGCCGAGCTTGTCGAAGGCGTCACCAAGCTGGACAAGCTGCGCTTCCGCGACCGCCAGGAAGCGGCGGCCGAGAGCTTCCGCAAGATGCTGCTGGCCATGTCGCGCGACCTGCGCGTGATCATGATCAAGCTGGCCGACCGCCTGCACAACATGCGCACGCTGGGCGCGCAGAGCGCTGAGGCGCGGCGCCGCATCGCGATGGAAACGCTGGATATCTACGCCCCCATCGCCCAGCGCCTGGGCATGAGCCTGATCAAGTCCGAGCTGCAGAACCTGGGTTTCAAGGCGCTGTACCCGTGGCGCCACGCCATCCTGGAAAAGCACATCCGCAGCCAGCCGGTGGTGCGCCGCGAGGCGATGGCGCAGGTCGAGGTGCAGTTGTCGCAGCGGCTGGCGCGCGAAGGGCTGGAACACCGCCTGGTCAGCCGCATCAAGACGCCCTGGAGCATCTACACCAAGATGCGCGAGGAGAACAAAACCTTCGACCAGGTGATGGACGTGTTCGGTTTCCGCCTGGTGATGCGCTCGGTGCCCAGCTGCTACCACGCGCTGGGCGCGGTGCACGCCGCGTTCAAGCCGCTGGACGGGCGCTTCCGCGATTTCATCGCCATCCCCAAGGCCAACGGTTACCAGTCGCTGCACACGGTGCTGTTCGGGCCCTACGGCTCGCCGATCGAGGTGCAGATCCGCACCGAGGAGATGGACCTGATCGCCGAGCGCGGCGTGGCCGCGCATTGGACCTACAAGTTCGGCGGCGATTCGCCCAACAGCGCGCAGAGCCGCGCGCACGCGTGGATCGTCGAGCTGATCGATTCGCAGCGCTCGGCCGGTTCGTCGCTGGAATTCCTGGACAACGTCAAGGTCGACCTGTTCCCGGACGAGGTCTACCTGTTCACGCCCAAGGGCAAGATCCTGGCGTTGCCGCGCAACTCCACTGCGCTCGACTTCGCCTATGCGGTGCACACCGACATCGGCAACCGCGCGGTGGCCTCGCGCGTGGACAAGAAGCTGGTGCCGCTGCGCACCAAGCTGGCCAGCGGGCAGACGGTGGAAGTGATCACCGCGCGCTCGGCCACGCCCAAGCCACAATGGCTGGAGTTCGTGGTCAGCTCCAAGGCGCGTACCGCCATCCGCCACCAGCTCAAGCAGCTCGAGCACGAGGACGCCGTGCAGCTGGGCCACCGCATGCTCGACCGCGCGCTGGAAGCGATGGACAGCTCGATCGAGCGCCTGCCCAAGGGGCGGCTGGATGCGTTCCTGGGCGAGCACCGCTACCCGCGCCTGGAAGCGTTCCTGGCCGACGTCGCGCTTGGCAACTGGATGCCCACCCAGGCCGCGCAGGCGCTGATGGCGCATGGCGAGCCGCGCGCCGGCGGTACCACGCAGCGGGCGCAGGAAAAGATCCTGATCAACGGCAGCGAGCGCGGCGTGGTCAGCTTCGCCGGCTGCTGCCAGCCGATCCCGGGCGACGAGATCATGGGCTACCACACCGCCGGCAAGGGCATCGTGGTGCATCGCATGGACTGCCCGAACCTGGCCGAGCTGCGCAAGTCGCCCGAGCGCTGGGTGCCGATCGGCTGGGACAGCAGCGTGGTCGGCGACTACGACACCGCGCTGGTGGTGGAAGTGGAGAACGGCACCGGGGTGCTGGCGCAGCTGGCCGCGGCCATCGCCCAGAGCCAGTCCAACATCGAACGCGTGGACTACCTGGACCGCGACTTCAACGCCGCGGTGCTGTGCTTCAACATCCAGGTGCGCGACCGTACCCACCTGGCCGAGGTGATGCGCCGGTTGCGGCGCCTGAGCGTGGTGCAGTCGGTACGCCGCCAGTGA
- a CDS encoding DNA-directed RNA polymerase subunit omega: MARITVEDCLEVVNNRFELVMMASKRARQLANGVQATLDNSETEDKPTVLALREIAARKIDNALIEEVEKAERERAEREALEWAAAEVVADEDMSKNDD; this comes from the coding sequence ATGGCCCGCATTACCGTAGAAGATTGCCTGGAAGTCGTTAACAACCGTTTCGAGCTGGTCATGATGGCGTCCAAGCGCGCCCGCCAGCTGGCCAACGGCGTGCAGGCCACCCTCGACAACAGCGAGACCGAGGACAAGCCGACCGTGCTGGCGCTGCGCGAGATCGCCGCGCGCAAGATCGACAACGCGCTGATCGAGGAAGTCGAGAAGGCCGAGCGCGAGCGCGCCGAGCGCGAGGCGCTGGAATGGGCCGCCGCCGAAGTCGTCGCCGACGAGGATATGTCCAAGAACGACGACTGA
- a CDS encoding guanylate kinase yields MRGTLFIVAAPSGAGKSSLVNATLARDAQIALSISFTSRAMRPGEENGRHYHFVSAAEFERMIAAGDFFEYARVHGDWKGTARQSVEPQLAAGKDVLLEIDWQGARQVREKVPDAVSVFILPPSKQALDDRMRKRGQDSEAVMAQRLAAAREEMLHYDEFDYVIVNEVFDTAVDEMCAIFTASRLRRAQQQARHGGLIRSLLD; encoded by the coding sequence ATGCGTGGCACCCTCTTCATCGTCGCGGCTCCCTCCGGTGCCGGCAAAAGCAGCCTCGTCAACGCCACCCTGGCGCGCGATGCGCAGATCGCGCTGTCCATTTCCTTCACCTCGCGGGCGATGCGCCCGGGCGAAGAGAACGGCCGCCACTACCATTTCGTCAGCGCCGCGGAGTTCGAGCGCATGATCGCCGCCGGCGATTTCTTCGAGTACGCCCGCGTGCACGGCGACTGGAAGGGCACCGCGCGGCAGTCGGTGGAGCCGCAGCTGGCCGCCGGCAAGGACGTGCTGCTGGAGATCGACTGGCAGGGCGCGCGCCAGGTGCGCGAAAAAGTGCCCGACGCGGTCAGCGTATTCATCCTGCCGCCCTCCAAGCAGGCGCTGGACGACCGCATGCGCAAGCGCGGCCAGGACAGCGAGGCGGTGATGGCGCAGCGGCTGGCGGCCGCGCGCGAGGAAATGCTGCACTACGACGAATTCGACTACGTGATCGTCAATGAGGTGTTCGACACCGCGGTGGACGAGATGTGCGCCATCTTCACCGCCAGCCGCCTGCGCCGGGCGCAGCAGCAGGCCCGCCATGGCGGCCTGATCCGCTCGCTGCTGGACTGA
- a CDS encoding YicC family protein, which translates to MIRSMTAYAGGERGTRWGTLGCELRSVNHRFLEVGVRLPEELRALEPQLRERVAARISRGKLDLVMRLRAPDAAPTLAVDEALVEQLGSLARRLHSRFPDMRIGFTELLAYPGVLRGEAVDAAALQAEALALLDETLDGFVAAREREGAKLTAAISERVDAIERIAGEVRGLIPAIREGQRAKLAARLADLPHPVDPGRAEQELVLWLQKLDVDEELDRLVSHIGEIRRVLRQREPVGRRLDFLLQEFNREANTLGSKSVDSRTSNAAVELKVLIDQIREQVQNLE; encoded by the coding sequence ATGATCCGAAGCATGACCGCCTATGCCGGCGGCGAACGCGGCACGCGCTGGGGCACCCTCGGCTGCGAGCTGCGCTCGGTCAACCACCGTTTCCTCGAAGTGGGGGTGCGGTTGCCGGAGGAACTGCGCGCGCTCGAGCCGCAGCTGCGCGAGCGCGTGGCCGCGCGGATCAGCCGCGGCAAGCTGGACCTGGTCATGCGCCTGCGCGCGCCGGACGCGGCGCCCACGCTGGCGGTGGACGAGGCGCTGGTCGAGCAGCTGGGCAGCCTGGCGCGGCGCCTGCACTCGCGGTTCCCGGACATGCGCATCGGCTTCACCGAACTGCTGGCGTATCCGGGCGTGCTGCGTGGCGAGGCGGTCGATGCGGCGGCACTGCAGGCCGAGGCGCTGGCACTGCTGGACGAGACCCTGGACGGCTTCGTCGCCGCGCGCGAGCGCGAGGGCGCCAAGCTGACCGCGGCGATCAGCGAGCGGGTGGACGCGATCGAACGCATCGCCGGCGAGGTGCGCGGGCTGATCCCCGCCATCCGTGAAGGCCAGCGCGCCAAGCTGGCCGCGCGCCTGGCCGACCTGCCGCACCCGGTCGACCCGGGCCGTGCCGAGCAGGAACTGGTGCTGTGGCTGCAGAAGCTCGATGTCGACGAGGAACTGGACCGCCTGGTCAGCCACATCGGCGAGATCCGCCGCGTGCTGCGCCAGCGCGAACCGGTCGGCCGGCGCCTGGATTTCCTGCTGCAGGAGTTCAACCGCGAGGCCAACACCCTGGGCTCCAAGTCGGTGGACAGCCGCACCTCCAATGCCGCGGTCGAACTGAAGGTGCTGATCGACCAGATCCGCGAGCAGGTGCAGAACCTGGAGTAA
- a CDS encoding ribonuclease PH, with amino-acid sequence MTFSRPSGRQADQLRSVTLERGFTRHAEGSVLVSFGHTRVLCTASVENRVPGFLRGKGEGWVTAEYGMLPRSTHTRSDREAARGKQGGRTLEIQRLIGRTLRACIDRNALGERTITLDCDVLQADGGTRTAAITGAYVALVDAVNTLLKRGEIKRNPVFGAVAAVSVGVYKGVPVLDLDYAEDSDCDTDMNVVMNDGGGFIELQGTAEGHAFRRDELDALLALAEKGIGELFAAQQAALAQA; translated from the coding sequence ATGACCTTTTCCCGTCCCAGCGGCCGCCAGGCCGACCAGCTGCGCAGCGTCACCCTCGAACGCGGCTTCACCCGCCATGCCGAGGGCTCGGTGCTGGTGAGCTTCGGCCACACCCGCGTGCTGTGCACCGCCAGCGTCGAGAACCGCGTGCCCGGGTTCCTGCGCGGCAAGGGCGAAGGCTGGGTCACCGCCGAGTACGGCATGCTGCCGCGCTCCACCCATACCCGTTCCGACCGCGAGGCCGCGCGCGGCAAGCAGGGCGGGCGCACGCTGGAGATCCAGCGCCTGATCGGCCGCACCCTGCGCGCGTGCATCGACCGCAACGCGCTGGGCGAACGCACCATCACCCTGGACTGCGACGTGCTGCAGGCCGACGGCGGCACCCGCACCGCGGCCATCACCGGCGCCTACGTGGCGCTGGTGGATGCGGTGAACACCCTGCTCAAGCGCGGCGAAATCAAGCGCAACCCGGTGTTCGGCGCGGTCGCCGCGGTATCGGTCGGGGTCTACAAGGGCGTGCCGGTGCTGGACCTGGACTACGCCGAGGACAGCGACTGCGACACCGACATGAACGTCGTCATGAACGATGGCGGCGGCTTCATCGAACTGCAGGGCACCGCCGAAGGCCATGCCTTCCGCCGCGACGAGCTCGATGCGCTGCTGGCGCTGGCCGAGAAGGGCATCGGCGAACTGTTCGCCGCCCAGCAGGCCGCCCTGGCGCAGGCATGA
- a CDS encoding extradiol dioxygenase, translating into MNRHIALVTVVVADYDEAIAWYTGKLGFQLLQDVDQGHKRWVVVGPGDGGGAALLLARASDEAQRSRIGDQTGGRVGFFLHTDDFHRDHAAMRAAGVQFLEAPREEPYATVAVFRDLYGNTWDLLEPRR; encoded by the coding sequence ATGAACCGGCACATCGCCCTGGTCACCGTGGTGGTGGCCGATTACGACGAGGCGATTGCCTGGTACACCGGCAAGCTCGGTTTCCAGCTGCTGCAGGACGTCGACCAGGGCCACAAGCGCTGGGTCGTGGTCGGGCCGGGCGACGGTGGTGGCGCCGCGCTGCTGCTGGCACGCGCCAGCGACGAGGCGCAGCGCAGCCGCATCGGCGACCAGACCGGCGGCCGGGTCGGCTTCTTCCTGCACACCGACGATTTCCACCGCGACCACGCGGCCATGCGTGCGGCCGGCGTGCAGTTCCTGGAAGCGCCGCGCGAAGAACCCTATGCCACGGTCGCGGTGTTCCGTGACCTGTACGGCAACACCTGGGACCTGCTGGAGCCCCGCCGATGA
- a CDS encoding non-canonical purine NTP pyrophosphatase, RdgB/HAM1 family, with amino-acid sequence MKTLVLASHNAGKLAEMREILADLPLQVTSAAELGLGDVEETGLTFVENALLKARAACQATGLPALADDSGLIVDALGGAPGLYSARYAGVPGNAAANNAKLLEAMAGIPDGERGARFYAVIVLLRHATDPQPLICEGRWEGRITHAPRGTHGFGYNPVFLDERHGLTAAEMEPALKNAISHRAVALQQLKRQLAAWH; translated from the coding sequence ATGAAGACCCTGGTACTGGCCAGCCACAATGCCGGCAAGCTGGCGGAAATGCGCGAGATCCTCGCCGACCTGCCGCTGCAGGTCACCTCGGCCGCCGAACTGGGCCTGGGCGATGTCGAGGAAACCGGCCTGACCTTCGTCGAGAACGCGCTGCTCAAGGCGCGCGCGGCCTGCCAGGCCACCGGTCTGCCGGCGCTGGCCGATGACTCGGGCCTGATCGTCGACGCCCTGGGCGGCGCGCCCGGCCTGTACAGCGCGCGCTACGCCGGCGTCCCGGGCAACGCCGCCGCCAACAACGCCAAGCTGCTCGAGGCGATGGCCGGCATCCCCGACGGCGAGCGCGGTGCCCGCTTCTACGCGGTGATCGTGCTGCTGCGCCATGCCACCGATCCGCAGCCGCTGATCTGCGAGGGCCGCTGGGAAGGGCGCATCACCCATGCGCCGCGCGGCACCCACGGCTTCGGCTACAACCCGGTGTTCCTGGACGAACGCCATGGCCTGACCGCCGCGGAGATGGAGCCGGCGCTGAAGAACGCCATCAGCCACCGCGCGGTCGCCCTGCAGCAGCTCAAGCGGCAGCTCGCCGCCTGGCACTGA
- a CDS encoding YggW family oxidoreductase has product MPHTHDHCDHLPGEACSADHAPVRLVPPPLSLYVHLPWCVRKCPYCDFNSHAGKVALPFDAYVDALVRDLDQDLPLVWGRVVSSVFFGGGTPSLFPPEAIDRFLQQASARLRFAPNLEVTLETNPGTAEHGRFDRYRAAGVNRISFGIQTFDDDALRRLGRIHDSREAERAVKLARDAGYDNFNIDLMYALPEQTLAQAEHDLERAFALAPTHISHYQLTLEPNTVFFARPPRGIPDEDSAWDMQEHCQALLAQAGYGQYEVSAYARDGWQCAHNLNYWRFGDYLGIGAGAHGKISSGAQQQVLRRWKHKHPQAFMEAAGTPAAIGGDDVIDAARLPFEYMLNLLRLHEGFGLRDFESRTGLDRAVLQPALASAVERGWLRHDGVRVVPTELGRRFTNDVVELFLP; this is encoded by the coding sequence ATGCCGCACACCCACGACCATTGCGACCACCTGCCCGGCGAGGCCTGCAGCGCAGATCACGCACCGGTGCGGCTGGTGCCACCGCCCTTGTCGCTGTACGTGCACCTGCCCTGGTGCGTGCGCAAATGCCCGTACTGCGATTTCAACTCGCATGCCGGCAAGGTCGCGCTGCCGTTCGACGCCTATGTCGACGCGCTGGTCCGCGACCTGGACCAGGATCTGCCGCTGGTCTGGGGCCGGGTGGTCAGCAGCGTGTTCTTCGGCGGCGGCACCCCCAGCCTGTTCCCGCCCGAGGCGATCGACCGCTTCCTGCAGCAGGCCAGCGCGCGGCTGCGGTTCGCGCCGAACCTGGAAGTGACGCTGGAGACCAACCCCGGCACCGCCGAGCACGGCCGCTTCGACCGCTACCGCGCGGCCGGGGTGAACCGCATCAGCTTCGGCATCCAGACCTTCGACGACGACGCGCTCAGGCGCCTGGGCCGCATCCACGACAGCCGCGAAGCCGAGCGCGCGGTGAAGCTGGCCCGGGATGCCGGCTACGACAACTTCAACATCGACCTGATGTACGCGCTGCCGGAACAGACCCTGGCCCAGGCCGAACATGACCTGGAGCGCGCGTTCGCGCTGGCGCCCACGCACATCTCGCACTACCAGCTCACCCTGGAGCCGAACACGGTGTTCTTCGCGCGGCCGCCGCGCGGCATTCCCGACGAGGACAGCGCCTGGGACATGCAGGAACATTGCCAAGCGCTGCTGGCGCAGGCCGGCTACGGCCAGTACGAGGTCAGCGCCTATGCGCGCGACGGCTGGCAGTGCGCGCACAACCTCAATTACTGGCGTTTCGGCGACTACCTGGGCATCGGCGCCGGCGCGCACGGCAAGATCAGCTCCGGCGCGCAGCAGCAGGTGCTGCGCCGCTGGAAGCACAAGCACCCGCAGGCGTTCATGGAGGCCGCCGGCACCCCGGCGGCGATCGGCGGCGACGACGTGATCGACGCCGCGCGGCTGCCGTTCGAATACATGCTCAACCTGTTGCGCCTGCACGAAGGCTTCGGCCTGCGCGACTTCGAGTCGCGCACCGGGCTGGACCGCGCCGTGCTGCAGCCGGCATTGGCCAGCGCAGTCGAACGCGGCTGGCTGCGGCACGACGGCGTCCGCGTCGTCCCCACCGAACTGGGGCGGCGCTTCACCAACGACGTGGTCGAGCTGTTCCTGCCCTGA
- a CDS encoding pilus assembly protein PilZ, whose translation MIPDTRRAPRLQVPALVPVTDTMTAGVIGRLGNVSETGMLLIASEPLNEDALYQLRFPVPDGRGGEAPIDVGVHLLWREAAQAPGHFWAGFRFLTLEKGHRERLRQWIESSLPAS comes from the coding sequence ATGATCCCCGATACCCGGCGCGCCCCGCGCCTGCAGGTGCCCGCGCTGGTGCCGGTCACCGACACCATGACCGCCGGCGTGATCGGCCGGCTCGGCAACGTGTCCGAAACCGGCATGCTGCTGATCGCCTCCGAACCGCTCAACGAGGACGCGCTTTACCAGCTGCGTTTCCCGGTGCCCGACGGCCGCGGCGGCGAGGCACCGATCGACGTCGGCGTGCACCTGCTGTGGCGCGAAGCGGCACAGGCGCCGGGCCACTTCTGGGCCGGCTTCCGCTTCCTGACCTTGGAAAAAGGCCACCGCGAACGCCTGCGGCAGTGGATCGAATCCAGCCTTCCGGCATCCTGA
- a CDS encoding hypothetical protein (the crystal structure of Haemophilus influenzae HI0817 showed that this protein forms dimers; function unknown): protein MTDLPAVNDILQASQTLDLGATPAELHGGLCGWLAAGGADLQAWPATVLADDNLPTPEPGSVLDRLREAVVAQLEDRDFAFELVLAAPAASLQARTDALFDWCRAFLGGFGLASGKRPALSEEGEEALQDLARLAQASSEEFDSADEDEDALAEIEEFVRVAVLLLHGDCVMGARHRQRLN, encoded by the coding sequence ATGACCGATCTTCCCGCCGTCAACGACATCCTCCAGGCCAGCCAGACGCTGGACCTCGGGGCCACCCCGGCCGAACTCCACGGTGGACTGTGCGGCTGGCTGGCCGCCGGCGGCGCCGACCTGCAGGCGTGGCCGGCCACGGTGCTGGCCGACGACAACCTGCCCACGCCGGAGCCGGGCAGCGTGCTCGACCGCCTGCGCGAAGCGGTGGTGGCGCAGCTGGAAGACCGCGATTTCGCCTTCGAGCTGGTGCTGGCCGCGCCAGCGGCGTCGCTGCAGGCGCGCACCGACGCGCTGTTCGACTGGTGCCGTGCGTTCCTCGGCGGATTCGGCCTGGCGTCCGGCAAGCGTCCGGCGCTGAGCGAGGAGGGCGAGGAGGCGCTGCAGGACCTGGCGCGGCTGGCGCAGGCCTCCAGCGAGGAATTCGACAGCGCCGACGAGGACGAGGACGCGCTGGCCGAGATCGAGGAATTCGTGCGCGTGGCGGTGCTGCTGCTGCACGGTGACTGCGTGATGGGCGCGCGCCACCGCCAGCGCCTGAACTGA